The Streptomyces sp. NBC_00236 DNA window AGGGCATCGGGGACCAGGCGAAGGCCACGGTCGACTTCGGGGACGCGCGGCCGAAGAAGCTGCTGCTGCGGTACGCGCCGGTCGAGAAGCTGTAGGGCCGGCGGGCCCCGCGGGTGGGCGGCCGCGGCCGCCCACCCGATCAGTTCGGGTTGACGTTGTGGCTGCGGAGCCAGGGCAGCGGGTCGATCGCCGCGCCGCCGCCGGGCCGGACCTCGAAGTGCAGGTGCGGGCCGGTCGAGTTGCCGGAGTCGCCGGAGTACGCGATGACATCACCGGCCTTGACGTAGCCCGAGCGGATCCGGGTGCTGCTGAGGTGGCAGTACCAGGTCTCGGTGCCGTCGGCCGCGGTGACGATGGCCATGTTCCCGTAGGCGGAGTTGATCTGCGTACGGACGGTGCCGTCGGTCGCCGCCATCACCGGCGTGCCGTAGCCGACGGGGAAGTCGATGCCCGTGTGCACGGACATCCAGTTGACGCCCGCCTGGCCGAAGTACGCGCTGAGCTGATGGTCCTTGACCGGCATGACGAACTTGGGGCGCAGGGCCTCCTTGCGGGCGGCCTCGTCCGCGCGTCGCTTCTTCTCGGCGGCCTGCCGTGCCTTCAGGTCGATGCGTTCCTGGGTGCGGCTCGCGCGGTCGGCGAAGTTCTCCGCGTCGGCACTGAGGTTGGCCAGCTGGGTGTCCAGCTTGTTGTTGGCCGCGACGGGCTTGACCGTGCCGGGGTCGGCGGCCGCCATCGTCGCGGTCTCGTCCTTCTTCTCCTCGCCGCCGCCCATCCCGCCCACGGAGGCTGCGGCGATGCCCGCCACGCTCATCACGCAGGCGGACGGAACGGCGACGGTGAGGAGTGCGGAACGCTTCGCGGGAGAGCGCCTGCGGCTGCGGCTTCCGCCACCACTGCGGGTGACGGGGCGGCCTGCGGGGCGGTGACCGGTGGCCGGGGCGGCGTCCGGGGTGGAGTCCGGTGCGGCGGCGGAA harbors:
- a CDS encoding M23 family metallopeptidase; the protein is MNDQHPHAGYAGYDGHSAGGFDSDPLFGSLPGSYDGSYDTATGYAAPYGGNTADHSGTYVASPWDTGAHPTAEYGQAADYTAYTAQPQQHPYDPGPQYDTGAAWIPDGGYGHTVPAQHGAPDTSGQWDTTTWQQTGQWTDTGTTGYDTGAYDATAWNTGATPEYAQQTAQSEHIAAAPDAAEQTAQYPYATDETYEPQSSHETPYEPQASFDPYDPYEPYRTAEFSLAETDLDPEATDSTAPQPDDHARDHDSAAAPDSTPDAAPATGHRPAGRPVTRSGGGSRSRRRSPAKRSALLTVAVPSACVMSVAGIAAASVGGMGGGEEKKDETATMAAADPGTVKPVAANNKLDTQLANLSADAENFADRASRTQERIDLKARQAAEKKRRADEAARKEALRPKFVMPVKDHQLSAYFGQAGVNWMSVHTGIDFPVGYGTPVMAATDGTVRTQINSAYGNMAIVTAADGTETWYCHLSSTRIRSGYVKAGDVIAYSGDSGNSTGPHLHFEVRPGGGAAIDPLPWLRSHNVNPN